Below is a window of Pleurodeles waltl isolate 20211129_DDA chromosome 4_1, aPleWal1.hap1.20221129, whole genome shotgun sequence DNA.
ACTGAGCTTTGAGGCGAAAACTAGTATGCAAATACAGCGTCACCCTCAAAAGTATGCATGGCATCAAACTCAAGAAACCTATAAAGCAAAAtgcaaagacaatgggggtcattccgaccccggcgggcggcagaagccgcccgcctggcgggaaccgccagaagatcgtaccgcggtcaaatgaccgcggcggtcattctgactttcccgctgggccggcgggcgaccgccagaaggccgcccgccggcccagcgggaaagccccttcaacaatgaagctggctccgaatggagccggcggagttgaaggggtgctacgggtgcagtggcacccgtcgcgattttcagtgtctgcaaagcagacactaaaaatctttgtggggccctgttaggggggccctgcactgcccatgccagtggcatgggcagtgcaggggtccccatgggccccacgacacccgttcccgccatcctgttcctggcggtatttaccgccaggaccaggatggcgggaagggggtcagaatccccatggcggcctgcaagcagcgccgccatggcagattccttgggccaggggtaaaccggcgggaaaccgccggttgcccttttctgaccacggcggtaatggcccaggaagcaccgccagcctgttggcggtgcttccgcggtccctggaccagggttggaatgacccccaatatcacaCTATAAACATTTTTGTTGAGTACATTGAATAAAAGAAATGCCAAtcgtgctgctctgagcagcaagaaagaggtgaAGGCACAACTCAGTAGTGGTTACACAGTTATCTGCGATGTTACAGGTGTAGAACCATGTTTGATGGGATTTATAGTTTTTCCTCAAAGAACAGTAGATATTGTAGTTCTGAAACTTTGTGACGGTTGTAAAGCCTCCAGTCCTATCATAGAACCAAAAGCAGCTGAAGTTGAGGCTGCACATGGGATGCAACAAAGAATGCCAGCCCCGTGCGACAAGAGCCAGTTGTGCCCACCAGCAACCACAGCACGAATTAAATGCTGGTTTGAATGAATTGTTATGTCACCAATTGCTCAGTGTGCACCACAGGCGAGGTCTTGGTATTTGCTCATTTTACAAATCTTGATACTTTCATAATGTAATCACACTCTTGGGCATGATTGGAGTGTTGGCTGCTTCAGAGCAAAGTTTGTTCTATTAGAGTACATTATTAGCAGTATACATCTAATTCACTCCTTCTCTTACGGTCACGTTCGTGTGTTTTATTTGACAGCTTCTACTAAAGGTGCATCCTATGATCATCAGGCCTAGATATCTGAGCACCTAGAGCTCTGTCTCTCCCTTTATCAGCAAATTACACAAGCAGATCCAATAATGTAATACACTGTGTACACATTTGCCTAGATTGACTTTTATCTTTAGTAGTTAATAAAGTGTTCAAATTGTTACATGAGATCATGGCATAGGGCCGATACTGTACATTTAAAACAGAAAGCAAGTCTCGTTCTCATTTCCAGAAAAAAAAGTTCAGGTCAAGACACGCAatttaaatggacttttcttggaGCTATGTAATGTAGTCAATACAGAGCAACTGGCACCTAGAAGATGAATGACAGGACACCTAATCACCAAGAATACCAGGGattgtgatgtgcacctgtttctaTAGACTATTGTTGTTCAGCTATGAATTTTAGTCCTTTCTCAAACAATTGGACTTAAGGTGGTCTTTGTATATCTGCACGCGTCTATATGTAATAGGGCTATCAATAACAAATATAATAAAGTACACTAATTCTGCACTTATATGGCAGTACTGAACTTATATGAGCTATAACTAGCTCCAAATTGGGTTCTTATTCAAAATCGGTCTTTTTAAATTTATTATCATGTGATCTCACATATTTTCAGATAATGTTCGATTTGGTAttcgtcagtttaaaaaaaaaattaaaattgaacACGAACACAACTTCCAAGGGATATTTTACATAGATGGCATCCAGGGCTCTACAGCTCTAGTAACAAAGTCCAACCTCTCACCAGAATGGCAAGGTCTTCTTGAACAGTATCTTTTTCAGGGCATTCTTCATGCTCCTGTTCCTGAGGCTGTAGATCAGAGGGTTTAGCATGGGGATGACCACAGCATAGAACACAGAGCTCACTAAGTCCTCCTCCTGGGAATGGCTTGAGTTGGGCCTGAGATACATGTAGAGGAGAGTCCCATAGAAGATCACAACGCACAGGAAGTGGGATCCACAGGTGGAGATCACCTTACTCCTGCCTGTCACTGATTGGATTTTCAGAACTGCATTGAGAATAGAACTGTAGGAGAATAGAATAATAAAGATGGCACTCATTGTGAACATTACAGAAAAGGCGAACAATAGCATCTTATTGCTCCAAGTATCAGTGCATGACAGCCTATAAAGGACTAGAAAGTCACAAAAGAAATGCCTGATCACATTGGGCCCACAGAAGGAGAGTACAGACATGTACCCAATGTTAATCACAGAACTTACAAAGCTGACAGCATACACCCCCACCACTGACCACAAGCAGACATTCTTCGCCATTATGAGTGTGTAACGCAATGGGATGCAAATTGCTACGTATCGGTCAAAAGCCATTAACGCTAGAAGGTTGCACTCTGTTGTAGCAAAGAGAGAGAATGAGGAGAGTTGGGTAAAGCAGCTACGAACAGAGATGGACTTCTTCTCTGCCAGCAGATCAGTCAGCATCTTGGGGGTGATAGTAGAAGAGTAGCACAGATCAATAAAGGCAAGGTGACTAATGAAGTAGTACATTGGCACGTAAAGACGAGGGTCATTTATGATCAGAAGAATAATCCCAACATTCCCAGCAATAGTGATGATGTAAACAGTGAGGAATATCAGGAACAGTAGAAGTTCCAACTCCGGCAAAACACTAAGTCCTGATAGGATAAACTCTGTCACCACAGTGTGGTTTCCTCCTTCCATTGGGTATGATCATATGCCAGTAGGAGTAACACTGAGGATGAAAAGGAAAAATGCTGCTAGAAATAACATCTCTTAATGTTCTGCAATGCAGTTTTAATTATGGCAAACAACAAAATAATTTCATGTGTCTTAAGTTTTTAATACCCAATGACTTCATTAAATATTTTTTGGGACTCTGACTTTTATCCTTAATCATCTGAATACCCAAACTGTTCTATCATTTGTTAACCCCTGCGATCGTAGGCTGACTTTACTGTCTCTAAGGCCTTATCTCCCAGAATTTCTCCGGAAGTTATTAACAATGTGTTATTGCAGATCTACAGGGTAGAATTAATCAGAACACTTGTTTTGAAGAGGCACCAGCAAATGATTCCAACATAACATAAGCATGTCCTATATATCAATCGGTATGTAAATCAAGTGGATGACAGAGATATGAATGAAGTTCTCTTCCCTTATTAGACAAAACAGTACAGCACAGCATTTTCCTTTGCATATTTAAGGCCAGATTTAGAATctggtcacttttagtgatgctccagtggtgctttgcagtgcaccacatttacaaggtggtgctaagctactttttgtggctttacactgccttgtaaatgtggcccctcCGATGCAATTTTCTGCgttagaggggcatgcaatgggtgttgctgtggaggttccactgcaacaccaattgcttttgatgctgccgcaGATTTAgtagaaggtgtaaatctgtggcaacaccaaaaactaacgccaccccaggggtggcgttagcatggcgcaatgaggaggaatacttttattaaatatgttattgtgcagcacacatagaaaaagcaaaagggtatgaatggttgtttatgtgcaggaaggtgtccattcctgcacataaacaatcattccaaattgacaatttggtacttctaggtattctgcattctgcagcacacatagaattgcaAATGGCCATtgcaaattgtttatgtgcaggaaggaacaccttactgtacataaacaatcactcccctcaacgctgacacccttgcactatggtacaaggatgcctgcattggcacagctTGCTTAATTTAGCGTCGGCCTAGAGCAAAATGCAGGGATTCGCCATATtgttgtaaatacagagcatccctgcatttctaaactggtgcagtgcagTGCGGTGCTTCTCTTTTTTGTTCAGCAATGATCTTCGCCAGTTTCTTATAGATCTGGCCCTAAGAATTTAGTGTGGCATGAGAGATGAAGATTTATCATATAATATCTAATTTCTACCCATCTGTACCATTTCACTCCTTCTTCAGTTTGTCATTGGTGCCAATATCTTGATAATGTATATGAATAAGAAGCAGAGTTCCATCTAATTTTTGTTGCTCTGCAGCCTGAGCACATTTTAGCCTTGCTCCTCAAGTTTTGACAAGACATCATAGGCTGCAGTAGCAGGATTTATCATTGTTggtaaatgggttattggtaagggcaggtaagtacctacacttagcaataggccactaacctccacttaggtccagttaggtctcagtaaattaaacctagctcaacccttggtagcttggcagcttggcaaagagcaacaaggcttaacttaggagacagagtgtaaagcattcaaatatcacaaaacagtaattaaataaaacacaggaaacagtttaaatatccaaaaccagtttataaaaatagattatatttttatctttaaaatgacacaaaaacgaataaaatcggataaggggaaccggagatatgaatttgtaaagaattattgttttctagcacctagaaacaaaaagtgccaatcgggtcatctggttgtacctcgaccagggcaaagtcaaagtttaaggcccaccgcgatggagcccggctcggctacagcccgcgggaggcccctgtcaaaattttaccttcggtttatcttcagcgggacgaacctgccagtccaatccgacctcttggaaCTCTTCCCAGGATACGCgctgcgggagccctcggtggagatttttccttttggacttagttgtttttttcgaggtgaaaatccttcgaccggggtaaacctggatcttgatccgacgtccttagagccctctgtttgcgccggatttgcgtcgttttttttgacgcaaattcgacgcaaaacaaactccatatttatactctggtgttagacgcgtctagcgccaaagttcatggagtttgcgtaatttttttgcgtggacacctactttgcgttaatgatatgcaaggtaggtgttcccttctaaaaaatgactccgaggcatgtgcgccgtatttacactcccgggcaaaaattatgcccgggagtgggcgggtcaaaaaaaatgacgtccagctgcttttgcgtcgttttttagcgcctggtcagggcaggcgttaagggacctgtgggctcggaaggagcccagaggtgccctcccatgcccccagggacaccccctgccacccttgcccaccccaggaggacgcccaaggatggacggacccatcccagggaacttaaggtaagttcaggtaagtattttttttttgtggcataggggggcctgatttgtgcccccctacatgccactatgcccaatgaccatgcccaggggacataagtcccctgggcatggccattgggcaagggggcatgactcctgtctttgctaagacaggagtaatttcaatgggggttgggagtaaaaaaaaatggcgcaaatcgggttgaggcgaaaattttgcctcagcctgacttgacccattttttgacgcccaagctccatattcccctacgccggcgctgcctggtgtaagtcatttttttttacgcacaccaggcatctccgccggctaacgtcattgaataaatacggcgcccgcatggagcttcagaatggcgttagccggcgttagattttttgacgcacaactgcgttggcgcagttgtgcttcgaaaagtataaatatggcccttagtctcttttttggagattttcgtcaccgggacgaacctgcaagtcaggccgggtcggtgttgaggcaagccggctagagttgccgcagcgggtcggtccctctatggagctttttttcaaaagttctccaaacttctccaaacttctgatcttcttccagatgttcttttaaggttcttttggggtccacagctcaccacaaggttctagaagctctgagatgatccttgggggtgtggactacaactcccagaatgcacctggcgcaaactcctttttggccactgggcagtggtcagttggttgatttcttcaggagttggtgcaggagactctgcatagcaatttttcacctgtagcaaacagggagtccctccttgaaccagttgaagccaggcaaagtccttcttgtggtgaaacccaagtgtgcagctggtgcagtccttcagagtgcaggttccaggtgcaggccaagggtccagcagggcagtcttccttctcctttggttcttccttgttagaatctgatagggatctgaggtgtgggtgcaggtctgccagttttatcctttctcctgggtgaaaaacaggggggtcctggttctccaaacaggtgcagggtccttccccctgtgatgaccacttcctgggaagtgtggcaaaaatcaatcccaggaggcaacat
It encodes the following:
- the LOC138286997 gene encoding olfactory receptor 8U3-like; translated protein: MEGGNHTVVTEFILSGLSVLPELELLLFLIFLTVYIITIAGNVGIILLIINDPRLYVPMYYFISHLAFIDLCYSSTITPKMLTDLLAEKKSISVRSCFTQLSSFSLFATTECNLLALMAFDRYVAICIPLRYTLIMAKNVCLWSVVGVYAVSFVSSVINIGYMSVLSFCGPNVIRHFFCDFLVLYRLSCTDTWSNKMLLFAFSVMFTMSAIFIILFSYSSILNAVLKIQSVTGRSKVISTCGSHFLCVVIFYGTLLYMYLRPNSSHSQEEDLVSSVFYAVVIPMLNPLIYSLRNRSMKNALKKILFKKTLPFW